TTTGTTTAATTGGCTTGAACTCAAATTGtgatatcaatttttttttttatgagctGCAGATTGCTTTGTTGGACTGCTGATGGTAGTTATAATAGGACGATTGTGGAGAACTTACCATGTAACAACAATGAGTGGCAGTAAGCTATAGCTAGCAGACATTTAGGGGGGTTGCAGTCAGCATCTGCAACCTCCTGATTTGCTTCATTGAGGATGCTTCAGTAGCATTCTAATTAATGGAACCTTATAAATTAGGATGGAATCAGTATGGCGGTAAATGCCATGTTTGTTAGGATGGACGGCTGTTGGGGTGGTCTAATTAATGGAACCTTATAAATTATTTGCTTGACCAAGAAAATCCTACAGCATCATAAAAATGGATATGGCACTAAAAGAAAAATTCAAGGAGGAGAACTGGAGAACAGAATCAACAGATTGCCCTTGTGTCTACCTGTAGAACCTTATAATTCTTGCTGTTTTTTACTGCTTCATCTTATACCTTTTTTTATCTATCTGTCTGAGCATACTTTTATCGCCCTAAAATGAATAATTGCATTTTGTTGTTGTTCTGCAATTTAATTTGATGGCTTCGAGTTGTTCATATTTGAAAGTAGGCAACATACAACTAAGTAAGCCTGTACTGAACTGCTGCagttatttcctttttttcagTTGCTAGAGACCCTGATTAAAAATTGTGGGGATTTTGTTCATATGCATGTTGCTGAGAGGGATATACTTCATGAAATGGTGAAGATAGTTAAGAAAAAGGTCTGCCAACAGCCTAACACCTTTTAATATTCTTCCATATTAAAAATAAGATTTCATCTgtgatttcttttgttttgtagcCTGATTATCACGTAAAAGAGAAGATACTGATTCTTGTAGACACTTGGCAAGAAGCTTTTGGCGGTGCCCGTGCAAGATATCCACAGTATTATGCAGCATATCAAGAGCTGCTGGTATTGTCTCACTACTTATCAAATATACTTACGTTCAGCCAATCTTCCATCAATTTTACCATCTAATACTATTTTGTTGCAATAAGCACTGACAAACAATAATTTAAGTAGCAGAAAATAAGCGACATATGAATAAATGTAGCATATTTTCCTTAGTTTAGTTACTTCAAATTTCAGAAACATTAGTTTTCCTAGTATTGAACACCAAACTTTCATGAACTCACCATACTTTTGCTCATCGATATATCAGCGTGCTGGAGCTGTATTTGCTCAAAGGCCAGAGAGTTCTGTGCCAATCTATACTCCTCCACAGACACAACCTCTACGGAACTACCCACCTCCTGCTTTGCGTAATACTGATTATCGACAAGATGCACCcgcatcatcttcatcaccagaagTGCCTACTTTGAGGTATTTTACTTTTCAAAACCTGCTTTACCATGTAGCCATGGAAAGTTGGAATTGATGTTGCTCATAACTAATGCAGAATATGGGCATTATCTTGTAGATTTTCTAATTAGGACAAAATGTGGATTCTTATACTGTACTTCCCATCTGATACTGTCATTCCCATTAAGATTGTTTTCTGAATGGTAAGACTCGCCTAAACAGAACCCTATGAGATTATGCATGAAATTTGGATGATGTTTGAGTCTGAGAACATCTAATGTGTTAATGCTTTCTTCTCTGGAGTTtgaatttatttctttttacctCGCAGCTCATCATTTCTGTGGATCTGTAGAACAAATACCTTTCATTTCCTTTCCAATTTAGTGATCAAAATTATGACATTGTTATGATTAGCAATgtcttattatttttttctgaagaaTGTCCTTTCCGAATGAAGTTTCAAAATCACATTATCTTTTTCTTTACACCAGCTTGACAGAAATTCAGAATGCATGTGGGGTCATGGATGTCCTTTCAGAGATGTTGAATGCTATTGATCCTGGTAACAGAGAGGTATTTCCTACCCTGTGCATACTTGCCCTCTGTAATTACATGCATTTAGGAAAATGATGAGATTACCAGTTTACCTGTAGAAAGTTAGTGTAAGGTAAGACCAATAAATCATCAACTTTGCCATCCATTTTCTTTTCGGAATTTCTTTTAATAAATATTGGGTATTTATATCGCAATGTTTCAGATTGTTCACTGAACTCTTAACATGGGATCCCTCAAATCAATATATCTAAACAGTAATGAACATGCAGAGTCTAAGGCAGGAGGTCATCGTGGACCTTGTGGACCAATGCCGTTCTTATAAGCAAAGAGTGGTGCAGCTTGCCAACTCAACATCGTAAGTTCCTGTGATATGTTTTTTTTGGACCAGGatataaattaaataaaattggTTAGTCAGAAATTTATGGTATGAGTCTTTCCAACCTTTGATAGTCCACTAAACTACTATTGCTGCCATGTTCATTCTTGTTAAAACTGATAAATTGCCTGCATGGTACTGTCTGTCTATTCACGTGATACAATAgcctaaggccctgtttgtttgggcttctacAAGCTATGGCTTCTCCAGAGCCTGCTTCTAGTACAAGCGCATTCAAACTTGCTTCTGGCTTCTTAGGCTTCTGTAATAGTAAAGACTGCTTTTGCTTTTCAGAAACCACAGCTAGGAGCCAGCAAAAGTAGGCTATTTGTTTGGATTTCTagcttttgcttctcagaagccagcagaagcccaaacaaacatggCCTAAATCAACTTGGATTCACTCCCTAAGTACTTCCATGAACGGCTCCAATCCTAACTACTTCGTAAAATATATAGTTGTTCTCGGGCCAATGGGTGGAGTCCagacaagagagagagcactacATGGGTGTCATAGCCAAAATCCCTAGGGGTGGGGAAGAACTGAAGGACACCAATTTTTATTGTAGTATGGAGAATTCTTGGTAGCATTGCTGAACCACTAATCCACAACTGTCTCTAGTCAAACACAACATAACACTAGTACAGAAACTTGTTCTGTCAAAATCCTGGGGGCTTAGGACGGGGACAAAGGGCAACTGTTTCCTACAGTAGTATGCAGAATTCTTGGTTGCACTAGTGAACTACCAATCTAGAATTTATCTCTAGTCAAAACACAATGGAATGAAAATACGGCAACTTGTTCTTCTAACTGAGGCAATACTTTGTTTACGTGATTGTCTAAAACATAAATATGATATCATGTAGTCTGTACTATATGAATCCATTCTATACGCGATTGCATATGATTTTTTTGGTGTATGTATTATTATCGGAAAATCTGCTAGAATACTTTACTCATCTGCAATGAAATATTATTTCCTTGAACTTGAATTCATGACATGACTTTCTAATTTTATGATCCATTGAATTCCTATGCTGTCCTTGTTTCCATATATGTATAGAATGGTATCTAATTCTTTCAATGTATTTAATGGCAACAGGGACGAGGAGCTGCTAAGCCAAGGCCTTTCATTGAATGATGATTTGCAGCGTGTTCTAGCAAAACATGATGCAATTGCTGCTGGGATAGCAGTTAGGGTAGAAAAACCAAAATCAGTCCAGGCTCATGAGGACAATTCTCCTCCAACAAAGCTCGAGGGGAAAAAAGAGGCAGATCAAAGGTCATCTTATCTCATTTTACTGATCCTTTTTTAACCAGCTCATGTTTCTCTAGAAGAAATGATACTTGAACTGATGAGGTTTAGGAACCCTTGATATGGTATTCAAGCTATTATGATTTGACTGACCTTTTCTATATACCTTGTGTACCTGTCAGGCCTTCTGAAGATGCCAGTAACATGACTCCATTTGAGCAGTTAGCACTTCCTGCGCCTCCATCATCCAGCAGTTCAAAATCTAGTGGAGGACCAGCTGTTAACCCTAATATTGACCTACTTAGTGGAGATGATTTCTTCAAACCAGAACCTGTTAATTCCCAAGCCCTTGTTCCTGTAGGCAATCCGCCTGCAGCTTCAGCTTCTTCATGCCATAATACTTTAGACCTTATGGACATGTTTGCAGAGAGCACTGTTAGCAGTAATAACAGCCAGAACCCTGCCATCTCTTCTGTGTTGAACACAAATCCTAACCCCTCCGCACCACAAGCCTATCCTTCTCCACAGCATCCTGTTCCACCACAACAGCCTTCTTCATGTTCTAATGGGTTAAATTCGAGTGCAATGACACAATATGATCAACGCTCTGGCTTAAACTCGGCATGTTCATGGAATGGTCAGTTTGCTCATGGAATGGTTCCACCACAGCAGACACCAAACTATGGTACTAACACTATCCTTTATAATCTGATCTTCTAATGTTTTATTTTAGTAGTATTATTGTTAGTTTTACACGTTGGTTCCtaatgttaggaatagcaacttgtattccgTAGAGGCCATAGGCCAATATATACATTTACAAGTGGCAATATGCAAAGAACCCCTTATAACACGGGAATATTACATAGCAGACAAAATATATCTAACTATTTGAATGCCTGTGCGTTGCAACAGGAGCCAAAATTGCATGAGATTATATTGTTGCCTGGGTGAAACACGTGTAAAACAACTAACCCTGGAACAACCTCACACAACTGCACATACAGCACAACACTAATCTGAGTCTAAACATCTAAATATCTGGAACTCTAAAGAGATAGAACACTTTGTGCTTAAATACCTGGAACTCTGCATGAGGATTTAAGCTGTAGTGTGGGCACCCATTCTAAAAtgataaagaaaatatgaagggataaaaatataattaaataggaAATGCAGTAGATTACTTAAAATCGTAGCTTATCAGAAATGAAGCAAGTGCACAGAAGCAACATATCCAGATCAATCAGGAAAAAGAATTTAACATGCCCAAAGATATATGCTAGACTTTTGAAAAATGCTATGCATTAGAGATGGACAGGATTGCATAGTGACCAAGATCCTTTTCCATTCGATGGTCTGTATGTAGATAGCAAATACAATTCTGGGGACTACAATGCAACTTGCCAACAAAAAATATACATTCGAAAATTGCATATTTAGTTTCATTCAGCATTGTATCCATGGATGCTCTGCTCCCGTCCCATTCTCCACCGGCCATGCATACACCCGCATCCTTGCCGCCATGATGGATGATAAACAAACCTCAATTCCAGACAGCAACTACAACTCTACAAAACATTGATAGGTGAAAAAGGCAAGACTGGATTAGCCGTATattgctcttttttttattcattaTGCAATCTTGCGATGCTTGTCATAAAACTCACCTTCACTCTCAAGCGCATCCAGCTCGGTAATACCACCTCTGTTCTaaattatttttcctttttgcttCAAAGTGCTCTAGATTCCAAGAAGAAACATAGCTATAAACCCCTACCTCATTTAGTGCTTAATACATTTTCCAATActcgactctctctctctctctcttgttcatTGGTCACCATGAGTTGTTTAGGAGACAAATTAACTTAATGAGCTAGGGACAAATGCTACTTTTCTTAATACCCGTGCACAATGCTAAAATGATGAATAAAAAGGAACAGAGTATAAGACACCCCTTCTTTCCATACCGTATGAAATTTCTCATCGTGCAGAGTCCTTGCAAATACATCCAAGGTGCCACGCCTCATTCTTTGCCTGCAAAATTACACCACGAGATGGCGAGGAAAAAGTTCAGTCAATCATATCCATACTTCCCATGTTCTGAAGAGTGCAAAGCTAGATTTGGTGTGATTGGAGGGAGCTCCTCTGCTGAAAATGTTAGATTGCTTATAAATGAGGGCCAATATCGATTATAACAAACAAAAAAATCCAAACCCATGAAAGGTATGCATAAATgtaaaaaaacatgaaaaatgcACAGCCATTTGTAAGGGCATGTTATATATATCTTTGgaaaatatgaaattgaaaCCCCCAGTGGGCTCCTTGGAAAAGAAATGGTTGAAATTTTCTCCACCAATCAATTTATCATCAAATGTAGTCTATTACCGTATATGAAATTAACTGCAGCATGACCTCCCAACTATATACATAATCGGCGAATGACATCcaataaacaaaaacaaagtCGCAAAACCACAAGACCAGCCTGGCAGATCTAGATTCCatgctaaagaaaaaaaaaatcaatcagtGCAGTTTCCGGAACTAAAATGTGACCATATGCAAGGCAATATAAATAACTATGACCGCATTCATTTATCCAAGTGGGCCAAAATACTGAGAACAGTTGTGTGACAATTTTTACGAACTGAATATCAACATCGAGAGAGCAATGCAGATAATTGGAAAGAATTTCATTGGGGAATAATATGATGCAGTAACAATGATGTCTAGGATTGGATAGATACATACCTTATCATGGTTCAGAGGAAAACCAACTTACAGAGACAATATATAAGTGACAAATATAGGactccacttcttctcctcttcacAATGATTGTTCTGTGCCTCCACCGGCATGAGTTCAATGGTTAATGGTTAACTACAAAATAGCTTCGGTCCAATTGGTCAGAAAAACATAAGCACAACCGGTATGCCTGAAAAGTTCAGAAGTGCAAAATTGGAGACCTATTAGTGCAAGATAAAATCAAGAGCACAACGAAAATTTTGAGTACACTACACTAACCTGGTTTATTAGAGGTGCGCTGTGCTGTCTGTATGGTTGCACCCCTCACTACCTTGGCTCTAGGTAGCACAGTCCTCATTAAGCTGAAAAAGGGATGCTGAGGCAGTGCGCGCTACTATGGCCTTGTCAAAAGAGAAACGCAGGAACAATATATAAGGTAGGCCTTTGTCCAAAGGATGTTTAAGTGATTCCATGTTATTTTTATCTTCCAATGCTAAGGCACAAAACAAAACAGAGAAACATCCATTTATAAACAGGGCAGTCAAATGTATGGTCTATCAGATGAAAACATAAGCGCACCTATATCTTACAGCTCCATCATATTGTGCTAGTACAATAAGCAAAAGCATAAAGAGCAATAATAATAGCTCTTACCAATAATAATTTTCAAGAGTCAATTTCAGAGAACTACAATTTCAAATAGGCGTTGAAATTATCTCAAAATCTGTCATATATACAAGGATGTACATGAAATGACAAATCAATTAATTAGATGCTTTGGTTAGTACTTGGTTCAGCCTTGTAGAGACCACTCATATAATCTTTCAATAACAGTTACATATATGAAGATACAAAATT
The sequence above is drawn from the Phragmites australis chromosome 10, lpPhrAust1.1, whole genome shotgun sequence genome and encodes:
- the LOC133883699 gene encoding TOM1-like protein 9, with the translated sequence MPQSVLVERSTSESLIGPDWSLNLEICDILNHDPSQAKDVVKTIKKRIGHKNSKVQLLALTLLETLIKNCGDFVHMHVAERDILHEMVKIVKKKPDYHVKEKILILVDTWQEAFGGARARYPQYYAAYQELLRAGAVFAQRPESSVPIYTPPQTQPLRNYPPPALRNTDYRQDAPASSSSPEVPTLSLTEIQNACGVMDVLSEMLNAIDPGNRESLRQEVIVDLVDQCRSYKQRVVQLANSTSDEELLSQGLSLNDDLQRVLAKHDAIAAGIAVRVEKPKSVQAHEDNSPPTKLEGKKEADQRPSEDASNMTPFEQLALPAPPSSSSSKSSGGPAVNPNIDLLSGDDFFKPEPVNSQALVPVGNPPAASASSCHNTLDLMDMFAESTVSSNNSQNPAISSVLNTNPNPSAPQAYPSPQHPVPPQQPSSCSNGLNSSAMTQYDQRSGLNSACSWNGQFAHGMVPPQQTPNYGQDDQSNDLPPPPWESQPAESDQFQAGYPGALSVPSGQLGVSQPQPVQVSHPGQLVVPSQPMPTGQLGGMQFQPGVGPQQLHSMQNTQYGGMYSPLQGNQPAGMYPQQMPGDFYQQQMYGGQMAGYGYSQQPGGYYVPNTGYAYGSANELSQRMNGLSVQDNSLYGTPASSSLQQHNRPSRPEDSLFSDLVSIAKTKPSKTASNNAGNL